CCGCCTCCTGTTTTCGCGCTTACCGCGATAGCCTCATCCTTAAAGTAATCAAGCCATTTCCTTGTAGCTCGATCATCCGCAAGGTCAGCCTTATTCAAAAGCTTCCAGGCAATTTTGCCGGTAGGTGGGTTCCATGAGGGGAGGGTGGAAAAAGGGGCTCGTGCATCCAGAACGATCAAGATAAGGTTCGAAAACCTAACCGCATTTTCGAGTAGCTGTCTTCCCTTGGCTATATGCCCCGGATACCAGCTCCTCCGCCTCATTTGATAACGCCAATTCTCGAGGGAGGCCAGTATCTAAAGACGGCTTTTCCTTTTATGTTTCCCCTTGGCAAGAACCCCCAGTATCTACTATCCTCGCTGTTAGGCCTGTTATCCCCAAGCACAAAGTAGTACCCCTTTGGTACCGTAACGGGAGGCATGTTATAAAAGTCTCGTCGAGCAACATAAGGCTCTTTTAACCTCCTCCCATTCACATAAACATAACCATTCTCCATCCTCACCACTTCCCCACCTACCGCTATTACTCTCTTTATCAAATCCTTAGAGGGGTCCAAAGGGAACTTGAAGACGACTATATCCCCTCTTTGGGGATCAGTAAAGTAGTAATAAAACTTCAGAACGAGAATCCTATCACCCGGCTCAAGGGTTGGAACCATCGATGAAGAAGGAATATAAAACGCTTCAACGACGAAGGTTCTTATCAAAAGAGCCAGTATGACGGCAAATACGATGGTTTCAGCGATCTCACGCCAAGCCGACTTCTTCCTCACTTCCTTCATACTAAGAGTTAGCTCCTTCTCTCCTTAAGACGCGCGGCTTTCCCAACTCTCTCCCTCAGATAATAGAGCTTAGCCCTGCGAGCCCTTCCCTTCCTCACCACCTCTATTTTCTCAATAACGGGAGAATGTAGGGGGAATATTCGCTCTACTCCTATTCCCCCGGAAACTTTCCTGACCGTAAAAGTTTCCCTTAGCCCACCATGAGAGCGAGCTATAACCACGCCCTGAAAAACCTGAACCCTTTCTCTTCCACCCTCTTCAACTTTCACATAAACCTTCACGGTATCTCCAGGGCGAAAATCGGGAATATCGCTCCTTAAAAACTCCTTCTCAACCTCCCTAATTACGGGATCCATGTCTTCACACCTCCTTAAACGCTTTTAAAAAGTCTATCCAGAACCACGGACACCGCAGATCTCACCGAGAGGTGATTATAATCGCTTTTCCATTCTATAGGTTCCAAGACATAATCCGACCAGCCTTTTACCTCCTCCGCAAGTCCCCAGCCTGTTCCAAAAAGGAGCAAAAGAGGCTTTTCCTCGAGAAGCAGCTTCCACTTAAGGTCCTGAAAGGATATCACACGCGAGGAAGCAATCGCACTCGTTGAAACTACTATAGGCTTTTTCCTTTCTCTCTCCTCTATTCTCCTCACCGTTTCCTCAAGCGATGGGACAGGTTTCACCCTCTCTAAGGCTTCCTTTCTATCGGGATTAAGGAGCGCGCCTACTCCCTTGGTCCAATGCTCCACGATTCTTTTAACTATCTCTCTCTGAGCCCGTACGGGAGTTATTATAAAGAATCTCCTTACACCATAGGTTCTGCAACAACGCGATATATCATGTATGTCAAGATTAGCCACAGTTGTAGTTATTATCTCCCGGTGCTGATTGTAAACTGGATAGTGCACAAGCCCCACATAAAATCCCTTTTCCATGTATTTCCGCAACGATATCTTATCGATAAGCTCTGGCCGTCTCTTAAACGTTCTACGTAAAGCCTCTCTTTTTCTCCACCTCTCTACCTCACCGTGATCTCCAGAAAGCAAAACCTCTGGAACCTTAAGTCCCTTAAACTCTCTCGGCCTCGTGTAATGCGGAAAATCCAGCAATCCATCATAAAAAGAATCTCTCCTTGGAGAATCCTCACAACCGAGCACGCCGGGAATAAGTCTCGAAACGGCATCTATTATAACCATTGCGGGGATTTCCCCTCCGGTCAAAACGTAATCCCCTATTGAAATCTCCTCATCCACAAGCTTGGTTATCCTCTCATCTATACCTTCATAATGACCACATATAAGAAGAAGATGTTCCCTTTCCGAAAGCTCTTTAGCCAATTCCTGATTAAATATCCGACCCTGAGGTGAGAGAAGAATTCTATAAGGCTTACCTGGTACGCTCTCTATCGCTCTCCAGAAGGGCTCAACCTTAAGAAGCATACCTCCTCCTCCACCGTAGGGATATTCATCAACGATCCTATGTTTATCGGTAGCGAAATCCCGAGGATTATGAAAAAAAACCTCTATTAAGCCCTTCTTGAGAGCCCTATTCAATATACTACAACCTATAACGCCCTCAAACATCTCGGGGAAAAGAGTTATAACATCGAATCTCATTCCAGAAGCCCCTTCATAGGCTCTATTATCATTATTCCCTTTTTAAGGTTCACTTCCCTTACTACTCTCTTCAACGCGGGTATCATATACTCCCGCTGTTCACCCTTAACTTGAAAAACATCATTAGCGCCGGTCCTTATTATATCAACCACCCTGCCCAAACGCTCTCCCTGAACGGTGTAAACATCAAGGCCTATTATCTGATGAAAGTAATATTCTCCCTCTTGTAAGGGAGGAAGCTCCTCCTCCCTTACCTTTATAAGAGCCCCTACGAGCTTAAGGGCTCTCTCCCTCGAATCGCATCCCTTCACCTTAAGGAGTATAAATCTATCTCCCATCGAAACGCTCTCCAGATCTCCCTCGAAAACTACATTATCTTCCTCATTATAAAAGACAAACCTCTTCCTTTCCTTAAACCTCTCCGGGAAATCTGTTAATGGCATGATCTTAAGGACGCCTTTCAAGCCGTGAGCGCTTATAACCTTACCTATAGCTATCAGACCTCTTCTTCTCCTTCTCATTCCTCCGGAGACAGAAGCTCTATTATTACCTTTTTACGACTTTTGACGCCAGCTGCTCGAGAAAGCTCCCTTATAGCCCGGATCAAACGCCCCTTTCTCCCTATGACCTTACCCATGTCATCCTTCTTAACGGAAACCTCAACCAAGACGGATTTCTTACCCTCTAAGGTCGTTACCTCAACCTCATCGGGATGATCAACCAGCGACCTCACCAGAAACGCCACCAGATCCCTCACCTACAGCACCTCCAGCACTTTTTGCCCTCTTCCGAGCCTCCTTAGCTTCGCAGAATTTATCCCAAACGCCCACCCTCGAAAGTAAACTCTTAGCGGTCTCAGAGGGCTGAGCTCCCCTCTCAAGCCAAAGCAAAGCCCTCTCTTCATTAACTTTTATGACAGGAGGTTCGGGAAGAGGGTTATAATACCCTAAGATCTCGATAAACTTTCCATCTCTCGGCGCTCTCGCATCCGCAACAACTAAGCGATAAAAGGGCTTCTTCTTGGCACCCATTCTCATGAGCCGAATCCTAACCATTTCAAACACCTCCTTCAGGTATCAGTTTAAAAGAACGGTAGCTTCATTCTCGCACCGGGCTTTGAAAGCCTCTTAAGCATATTCTTAACCTCGTTATATTGTTTCAAAACCTGGTTAACGAGTTGGACCGAAGTACCGCTCCCCTTAGCTATTCTTCTTTTTCTGCTCCCCTTTATTATCTCGGGCCTTCTCCTCTCCTCCGGTGTCATTGAGAGTATTATAGCTTCTATATGTTTAAGTTCCTTCTCTCCAACGCTCACATCCCCTATCTTCCTTCTGATCTTTAAAAAGCCTGGTATCATTTCAAGTATCTGATCCAAGGGCCCCATATCCCTCATCTGCCGAAGGTATTCAAGCATATCCTCCATGGTAAACTCTGCTCTCTTTACCCTCTTGCTCAGCTCCTTAGCTTTTTCTTCGTCTATAGAAGCGGATATCTTCTCAACTAAGGTGGCAACATCTCCCATCCCAAGTATTCTTGAAACGATTCTATCAGGATGAAAAGGCTCTATATCATCTATTTTTTCCCCCGTGCCAATGAATTTTATCGGTTTACCGAGAACGTGGGTTACAGATAGCGCCGCTCCTCCCCTCGCATCGCCATCAAGCTTGGTAAGTATAACCCCCGATAGATCTATCGCTTCCATGAAAGCCCTTCCGACCTTAAGCGCTTCCTGCCCCATCATGGAATCTATAACAAGTAAAACTTCCTGAAAGCTAAAGCGCTTTCCAAGCTCCTCGAGCTCAGAAAGCATTTCCTCATCTACATGAAGTCTTCCCGCGGAGTCAACTATAACCACATCGCAACCGAGCTCCTTAGCAGAGCTTATTCCCCGAGAGACCGCATCAAGGGGGGTCTTACCTCCCACCACCTGACACCCAATTTTCCCTGCAAGGATTTGAAGTTGCTCCCTTGCCGCCGGTCTTTTAACATCCGCAGCTACCAGAACGGACCTCCTGCCCTCCCTTTTAAGCAAATTAGCGATCTTAACAGCCGTTGTCGTCTTGCCAGAACCCTGCAAACCAACAAGCATGTAGAGAGAGGGAGGCTCATGAGCAAAGCTCAATCGTGGGGATCCCTCTCCACTCATGACTTCAAGAATCTCTTCATACAAAATCTTTAAAACTTGATCTGCTGGGCTTATGCTTGAGAGCACATCTTGTGATAGAGCTCTCTCCCTCACCTTGGATAGAATTTCCTTAACCACTTTGTAGTGAACGTCACCCTCAAGGAGAGCAAGCCTTATCTGCCTTAAGGCCGAGTCCACATCCTTCTGGGAGAGCTTTCCTTTCTTCCTCAAAAAGCCTATTATTCCCTCAAACCTCTCTCTAAGACGCTCAAACAAGAATCCCACCCCGCTCAAGCAGGTTATTCAGGTTCTCCACTATATCCTTAAGCTTCGTTCTCTTCTCACCCGAGAGATCCTCACACAGCGAAAGAAGCTCACTTTTTATCTTCTCGAAAGCCCTCGTTTGAACAAGAAACCTTTCAACGAGATTAAGCTTCTCTTCTACTTTCTTAAGTCTTGCTAAGCCTCTCTTCAAGGTATAATGAACTGCCTGCCTGCTTATGCCAAGATCTCTCGCTATCTCAGCAAGCGAGAGATCATCCTCATAGTAAAGCTTAAGGATTTTCCTCTGATTGGGGGTCAAAAGCCCACCATAGAAATCGATCAAAAGGCAAATAAAAAAACGCTCCATACGAGCCCTCGTCAAGTTAATTTCCTTTACAGCCTTCCAAATTATAAGCTCACTTATCGCTTATGTCAACCTTTTTATCGAAAATCGGTAGACGAACCTTTACCCCCAAACCATCAAGGTTTATTATTCTAACTTCAACACCATAAGCTCCTTTTAAACTTTCATCTCTCGTAATTGGAGACGAAAAAATCCCAAGATAAGGAGCTCTACCCATAAGAACTATATCCAGAACCAAAAATGGAAAAGCAAGCAAGCAAACCTCCTATAGTCTTAAGCAGGGTAGTTTTATCAACACCATTAGGTCCCCAATACGCAGAGTATCTCTTCACCTTCAATAAAAAGCTTATACTGCTGAGGATAAAGCGATCATGTCCACAGTCAATATCTAGCTTTACTTTCTCTCCCACCATATAAAAGCCCACCTTATATTAGAACCGACTCTCCACGTAAGAAAGCCATTCCGCTCGGTCAAGAATTTTAAGAGATAGTACCTTAGTCTACGTATCTCGTCCTCCGAGTTGAGGTTAAGTCTCCATATCCAATCTCCCAAGGCATCCTCAAAGCTACCATATCTCCTTCCCATACCGCTATCAACGATTTCCACGTTTGCATATATTCCCAGATCATAAAGAGTATTATAGACGTAAATATAGTTTGGCTTAGAATCGTATTCTCCTCCGAATATCTTATATAGCTTCTCCTCATACGGCTGATTCCCAAAAATGGAGCATATTATATAAACGCGTTTCTTAGCCGCCTCGTTTAGCTTGATCAATGTACCCTTAAGATCCCACTTCAATCTTTTCTTTCCCTGATCTTCACACTCCACCGCACTTATCATTTCAAGCGATCGAGAAACCAAAACTACATCATGTATTGATATATCTTTTCCAACAATCACATCTTGCCACTTACCCTTAAAGAAAGCGATATTATCAACTTTCTCCTCACGAGCATACTCGCGAGCTCGGGAAAGCATCTCCTCAGACATATCAAGAGCAGTCACGCTTTTCGAGATCTTTGCTAAAGGAACGGCAAGCGTCCCCGGGCCACTACCCACATCAAGCACAGTCTCACTTCTTGAAACCTTTATTCTCCGCAGAGCTTCCTTAACAAAGTGGCTTCCCCTCGAAAATCTACCAAGCCTATGTGATCCCTTCTCATCCCAATCCTTTAGGCTTCCCCTTTCATCAACTACAACAAAAAGAGAAGCAGATCTCTGCCAAAGCTCATTCCAGTTCACTTACCAAGCAACCTCCTTCAGATCTTTTCCCAGAATATCCTATTTCTAAGTTCAAAGTTACCCATCTGGATAGAGCTTGGTGACGAGCTATATAATTTCTGAGGATAATCAGCAGATGGATGGCTCCTAACACACGAAACATACAGGCAAGCATGTTTCCGTGGTAATCGGGAACCTACCAGCATGCGAGCGATATGTGGAGTGGATATACCGAGAGCCTTGGCATCATCCTCCCCCAGAGAGAACGCTAATCCTCCACCGAATAACTAAAAGAAAACCCACACCAAAAAGCATAGGGAGGATGACCATGAATATATCCTCAATGAAAACTGATGAAGGTAAGCCCATCAACCGGAAAGCAAGGCTTTCATTTTTAGGTCATTATCCCTGTTGAAAAAAGGCACATAAATCCTTCTCCCTGCAAATAGCTCTCAAACTTTCCAACGAATCTTCAAGAGAATTATAACTTTTCACTATCGGCATGTCAAATTTGACTTTATAGAAAGCGCTATGCTATCCTTTGAAGCGAAAGTAGCCATTTTAAGAGGGAGGGATGGAAATGAGAAAAGTGTTAGCAATTGTAATTTTTGTGATGCTTCTAATTACAATGCCAGCGTTCGCCAAGGAAATAGAGCTTACGGGAGCGGGTGCTACCTTCCCTTATCCATTTTACTCAAAGCTTTTCTCAATCTATAGCCAGAAAATGGGAATTAAGATAAATTATCAAGCCATAGGGTCCGGTGGAGGGATAAGACAGCTTCTTAACAAAACGGTCGACTTTGGAGCCACAGATGCACCTATGAGCGATAAGGAGCTTAAGGAAGCTGGATCCCCAATAGCTCACATACCGACCTGCTTAGGAGCGATAGTAATCACCTATAACCTTCCGGGAAACCCTAAGCTAAAGCTAACCGGTGAAATCCTTGCAGATATATTTCTCGGAAAGATAGGAAAATGGAATGATCCCAGAATAAAAGAGATAAACCCGGATATTAAGCTTCCTAACATGAATATAACCGTTATACACAGGTCAGACGGTAG
The nucleotide sequence above comes from Synergistota bacterium. Encoded proteins:
- the lepB gene encoding signal peptidase I, whose protein sequence is MKEVRKKSAWREIAETIVFAVILALLIRTFVVEAFYIPSSSMVPTLEPGDRILVLKFYYYFTDPQRGDIVVFKFPLDPSKDLIKRVIAVGGEVVRMENGYVYVNGRRLKEPYVARRDFYNMPPVTVPKGYYFVLGDNRPNSEDSRYWGFLPRGNIKGKAVFRYWPPSRIGVIK
- the rplS gene encoding 50S ribosomal protein L19 — encoded protein: MDPVIREVEKEFLRSDIPDFRPGDTVKVYVKVEEGGRERVQVFQGVVIARSHGGLRETFTVRKVSGGIGVERIFPLHSPVIEKIEVVRKGRARRAKLYYLRERVGKAARLKERRS
- the trmD gene encoding tRNA (guanosine(37)-N1)-methyltransferase TrmD is translated as MRFDVITLFPEMFEGVIGCSILNRALKKGLIEVFFHNPRDFATDKHRIVDEYPYGGGGGMLLKVEPFWRAIESVPGKPYRILLSPQGRIFNQELAKELSEREHLLLICGHYEGIDERITKLVDEEISIGDYVLTGGEIPAMVIIDAVSRLIPGVLGCEDSPRRDSFYDGLLDFPHYTRPREFKGLKVPEVLLSGDHGEVERWRKREALRRTFKRRPELIDKISLRKYMEKGFYVGLVHYPVYNQHREIITTTVANLDIHDISRCCRTYGVRRFFIITPVRAQREIVKRIVEHWTKGVGALLNPDRKEALERVKPVPSLEETVRRIEERERKKPIVVSTSAIASSRVISFQDLKWKLLLEEKPLLLLFGTGWGLAEEVKGWSDYVLEPIEWKSDYNHLSVRSAVSVVLDRLFKSV
- the rimM gene encoding 16S rRNA processing protein RimM → MRRRRRGLIAIGKVISAHGLKGVLKIMPLTDFPERFKERKRFVFYNEEDNVVFEGDLESVSMGDRFILLKVKGCDSRERALKLVGALIKVREEELPPLQEGEYYFHQIIGLDVYTVQGERLGRVVDIIRTGANDVFQVKGEQREYMIPALKRVVREVNLKKGIMIIEPMKGLLE
- a CDS encoding KH domain-containing protein, whose amino-acid sequence is MRDLVAFLVRSLVDHPDEVEVTTLEGKKSVLVEVSVKKDDMGKVIGRKGRLIRAIRELSRAAGVKSRKKVIIELLSPEE
- the rpsP gene encoding 30S ribosomal protein S16, with protein sequence MVRIRLMRMGAKKKPFYRLVVADARAPRDGKFIEILGYYNPLPEPPVIKVNEERALLWLERGAQPSETAKSLLSRVGVWDKFCEAKEARKRAKSAGGAVGEGSGGVSGEVAG
- the ffh gene encoding signal recognition particle protein, with the translated sequence MFERLRERFEGIIGFLRKKGKLSQKDVDSALRQIRLALLEGDVHYKVVKEILSKVRERALSQDVLSSISPADQVLKILYEEILEVMSGEGSPRLSFAHEPPSLYMLVGLQGSGKTTTAVKIANLLKREGRRSVLVAADVKRPAAREQLQILAGKIGCQVVGGKTPLDAVSRGISSAKELGCDVVIVDSAGRLHVDEEMLSELEELGKRFSFQEVLLVIDSMMGQEALKVGRAFMEAIDLSGVILTKLDGDARGGAALSVTHVLGKPIKFIGTGEKIDDIEPFHPDRIVSRILGMGDVATLVEKISASIDEEKAKELSKRVKRAEFTMEDMLEYLRQMRDMGPLDQILEMIPGFLKIRRKIGDVSVGEKELKHIEAIILSMTPEERRRPEIIKGSRKRRIAKGSGTSVQLVNQVLKQYNEVKNMLKRLSKPGARMKLPFF
- a CDS encoding sigma-70 family RNA polymerase sigma factor; amino-acid sequence: MERFFICLLIDFYGGLLTPNQRKILKLYYEDDLSLAEIARDLGISRQAVHYTLKRGLARLKKVEEKLNLVERFLVQTRAFEKIKSELLSLCEDLSGEKRTKLKDIVENLNNLLERGGILV
- a CDS encoding methyltransferase domain-containing protein, with translation MNWNELWQRSASLFVVVDERGSLKDWDEKGSHRLGRFSRGSHFVKEALRRIKVSRSETVLDVGSGPGTLAVPLAKISKSVTALDMSEEMLSRAREYAREEKVDNIAFFKGKWQDVIVGKDISIHDVVLVSRSLEMISAVECEDQGKKRLKWDLKGTLIKLNEAAKKRVYIICSIFGNQPYEEKLYKIFGGEYDSKPNYIYVYNTLYDLGIYANVEIVDSGMGRRYGSFEDALGDWIWRLNLNSEDEIRRLRYYLLKFLTERNGFLTWRVGSNIRWAFIWWERK